A single region of the Jatrophihabitans sp. GAS493 genome encodes:
- a CDS encoding metallophosphoesterase: MSVFLRALAAGTAAGVATAAYGSLIERNAFTLREFEVPVLTPGSRPIRLLHLSDLHMMPNQRRKQAWIRDLARLKPDLVINTGDHLSSVRAVPALMRSLEPLMEYPGAFVPGNNDYYAPKPKSPTRYFEPQKEFTHGERLPWPAIAATISDAGWHDLTHVRTTVKVGAQGAQVALAGTDDPHLKRARYSLIEGPAEPDAVVRIGVLHSPEPALLNRFAADGYDLVLAGHTHGGQVRVPFGPALVTNCGIDVHRARWLHKWDEKMWFHVCAGLGTSPYMPIRIACRPEASLLTLVDRTD, translated from the coding sequence GTGTCCGTCTTCCTCCGAGCCCTCGCCGCGGGGACTGCGGCCGGGGTGGCGACCGCCGCCTATGGTTCGCTGATCGAGCGGAACGCCTTCACGCTGCGTGAGTTCGAGGTGCCGGTCCTGACGCCGGGTAGCCGCCCGATCCGGCTGCTGCATCTCTCCGATCTGCACATGATGCCGAATCAACGGCGCAAGCAGGCCTGGATCCGCGACCTGGCCCGTCTCAAACCTGACCTGGTGATCAACACCGGCGATCACCTCTCCTCGGTGCGGGCGGTTCCGGCGTTGATGCGCTCGCTGGAGCCGTTGATGGAGTACCCCGGCGCGTTCGTGCCGGGGAACAACGACTACTACGCCCCCAAGCCCAAGAGCCCGACCCGATACTTCGAGCCGCAGAAGGAGTTCACCCACGGCGAGCGGCTGCCCTGGCCGGCGATCGCGGCGACGATCAGTGACGCTGGGTGGCACGATCTCACGCACGTCCGGACGACGGTGAAGGTCGGGGCGCAGGGGGCGCAAGTGGCGCTGGCCGGTACCGACGACCCGCACCTGAAGCGTGCTCGCTACTCGCTCATCGAGGGCCCGGCCGAGCCGGACGCGGTGGTGCGGATCGGCGTGCTGCATTCTCCGGAGCCCGCGCTGCTAAACCGATTCGCCGCTGACGGCTACGACCTGGTGCTGGCCGGACACACACATGGCGGGCAGGTGCGGGTGCCTTTCGGCCCGGCGCTGGTCACCAACTGCGGAATCGACGTGCACCGGGCCCGCTGGCTGCACAAATGGGACGAGAAGATGTGGTTTCACGTCTGCGCCGGTCTGGGCACCAGTCCGTACATGCCGATCCGGATCGCCTGCCGCCCGGAGGCGTCACTACTGACTCTCGTGGATCGAACAGATTAG
- a CDS encoding VOC family protein produces MTTRDTPFAPGTPCWVDLLSSDVEKAKAFYGGILGWTNVDGGPDFGGYVNFFSDGHGVAGMMENANPSEMGPDRWNTYISTDNIDATTASASAAGAQVISPPMEVMDLGSMAILQDPAGGMFGLWQPGKHTGFQKYNEPGSVTWDEFHSKNYAASTSFYTTVFGWKLDVMSDADDFRYSTGTVNGEAVAGMMDSSGFLPAEVPSHWAVYFAVANTDAAVAQAVELGGTVVRAAEDTPFGRVADMVDPTGAAFRLLQAPAEAG; encoded by the coding sequence ATGACCACCAGAGACACACCCTTCGCACCCGGAACACCCTGCTGGGTCGACCTGCTCAGTTCAGATGTCGAGAAGGCCAAGGCCTTCTACGGTGGCATCTTGGGCTGGACCAACGTCGACGGTGGCCCCGATTTCGGCGGCTACGTGAACTTCTTCTCCGACGGCCACGGCGTGGCCGGCATGATGGAGAACGCCAATCCGTCTGAGATGGGTCCAGACCGCTGGAACACCTATATCTCCACCGACAACATCGACGCCACGACGGCCTCCGCGAGCGCGGCGGGCGCGCAGGTCATCTCGCCGCCGATGGAGGTCATGGACCTTGGCTCGATGGCTATCTTGCAAGACCCGGCCGGCGGCATGTTCGGGCTCTGGCAGCCTGGCAAACACACCGGGTTCCAGAAGTACAACGAACCCGGTTCAGTCACGTGGGACGAGTTCCACAGCAAGAACTACGCCGCCTCGACATCGTTCTACACGACCGTTTTCGGTTGGAAGCTCGATGTCATGTCCGACGCCGACGACTTCCGTTACTCCACCGGCACGGTGAACGGCGAGGCCGTCGCCGGGATGATGGATTCAAGCGGATTCCTGCCGGCCGAGGTGCCGTCGCACTGGGCCGTCTACTTCGCCGTCGCCAACACCGACGCGGCGGTGGCCCAAGCGGTCGAACTCGGCGGCACGGTGGTTCGCGCGGCTGAAGACACTCCGTTCGGACGGGTCGCCGACATGGTCGATCCGACCGGCGCCGCGTTCAGACTCCTACAGGCCCCGGCCGAGGCGGGTTAG
- a CDS encoding cation diffusion facilitator family transporter, with protein MSEASTGTSDDTSAAPPSGGESRLTVLLALAANIGVALAKLAAGLFTGSSALLSEAAHSFGDSSTEVLLLTALSKSKRRADRVHPFGYGKERYFWSLFAAIGIFASGAAFSIYEGLHTMLGHYERASESLWINYPVLIIAGVLEGLSLRQGVRQARGAARRHGRSLVGYLHDPDDPTVKSVVLEDTTAIIGLVIAATGVALHQITGSAFWDGAASLLIGLLLVIVAFLLARTCEILLIGQQADVRLIQAVDDRLAQQPEIDSVVDVLTMMVGTDQVLLCVRADFVDTFTAGELEDACVRIDRTLREEFSELDEIFIQPTARSDAAVRARVVARYGRSLADERELRDPA; from the coding sequence GTGAGCGAAGCCTCAACGGGAACGTCGGACGATACCAGCGCCGCACCGCCGAGTGGCGGCGAGAGCCGGCTGACGGTGCTCCTTGCGCTGGCCGCCAACATCGGAGTCGCGCTAGCCAAACTCGCGGCCGGGCTCTTCACCGGATCGAGCGCTCTCCTCTCAGAGGCCGCGCACTCCTTCGGCGACAGCTCGACCGAGGTCTTGCTCCTCACCGCCCTGAGCAAATCGAAGCGGCGAGCCGATCGCGTTCACCCCTTCGGATACGGCAAGGAGCGTTACTTCTGGTCGCTCTTCGCCGCGATCGGCATCTTCGCCTCCGGCGCCGCCTTCTCGATCTATGAAGGCCTGCACACGATGCTCGGGCACTACGAACGAGCCAGTGAGAGCCTCTGGATCAACTATCCGGTGCTGATCATCGCCGGGGTGCTGGAGGGGCTATCGCTGCGCCAGGGGGTGCGGCAGGCCCGGGGGGCGGCCCGTCGTCACGGCCGCAGCCTCGTCGGTTACCTGCACGATCCCGATGACCCGACGGTGAAGAGTGTCGTCCTCGAGGACACCACCGCCATCATCGGTCTGGTCATCGCCGCAACCGGGGTGGCGCTGCACCAGATCACCGGGTCGGCCTTCTGGGACGGCGCCGCGTCACTGCTGATCGGCCTGCTCCTCGTCATCGTCGCCTTCCTGCTGGCCCGCACCTGCGAAATCCTGCTCATCGGGCAGCAGGCCGACGTCAGACTCATCCAGGCCGTCGACGATCGACTGGCTCAGCAGCCCGAGATCGATTCAGTCGTCGACGTCCTCACCATGATGGTCGGCACCGACCAGGTGCTGCTCTGCGTCCGGGCCGACTTCGTCGACACCTTCACCGCCGGGGAGCTAGAGGATGCCTGCGTCCGCATCGACCGCACGCTGCGCGAGGAGTTCAGCGAGCTCGACGAGATCTTCATCCAGCCCACCGCCCGCTCGGACGCCGCGGTCCGGGCCCGGGTGGTGGCCCGCTACGGGCGAAGCCTGGCCGACGAGCGAGAGTTGCGCGACCCCGCCTAG
- a CDS encoding SRPBCC family protein has product MDDLTFSASITVARSADDLYDLVADVTNMGDWSPICKACWWEEEPGGPAVGAFFRGRNVTPERTWETRSEVVAAERGREFAFEVTTSRVRWGYTFRALGDGPDAGTELTERWDFPGSAFAFFQERYGDQAQAQIEERTRAAHEGIPETLAAIKAAAEK; this is encoded by the coding sequence ATGGACGATCTCACCTTCTCAGCCTCGATCACGGTGGCCCGCAGTGCCGATGACCTCTACGACCTCGTCGCCGACGTGACCAACATGGGCGACTGGAGCCCGATCTGCAAGGCCTGCTGGTGGGAAGAGGAGCCCGGCGGCCCCGCCGTCGGGGCCTTCTTCCGGGGACGCAACGTCACCCCGGAGCGCACCTGGGAGACGCGGTCGGAGGTCGTCGCGGCCGAGCGGGGCCGGGAGTTCGCCTTCGAGGTAACGACGTCGCGGGTGCGCTGGGGCTACACCTTCCGCGCCCTGGGCGACGGGCCGGACGCCGGCACCGAGCTGACCGAGCGGTGGGACTTCCCCGGGTCGGCGTTCGCGTTCTTCCAGGAGCGGTACGGCGACCAGGCCCAAGCCCAGATCGAGGAGAGGACCAGAGCCGCTCACGAAGGGATCCCCGAGACGCTGGCCGCCATCAAGGCCGCCGCCGAGAAGTGA
- a CDS encoding caspase family protein, which translates to MTYRALLIGNSTFEADAGLNPLNAPTKDVARLHRALVDSETGLFSDENVRLVTERKHDEILDELDEFFASGGREDLMLLYYSGHGLLDDHSHLYLCGRDTRSDRLPRTGISDETINDFIRGASSMRTILVLDCCSSGMFKGGAIDTQLGGPGRYVVSSARGKTLANDSQSPTGTSLFTEHLVEGLLGGAVDSNGDGLIDLHEIYDYVKKRLAETSKQIPHSRFDGDGDISLARIKQPSPPIAIAAEPTRSRHTPEAPFGLSESVITLRDVDHDEKLRPEIVEILRFSDDDISITAETFDDWLNVALIGDKLVVTLSPVPGNNRGKVLVRDRLTGSVQILRVEAFVRPAPPKAVPPAAEPPPDAAATAARGEARRPEPTTEPPPPPPPPPSEAYRAPPPQPPNAPAWNQSPPPYTNQPYSSQPPYGNQPPYNPTYSAPPPYHPQPAQPPQRPQPPPVYRAPLTSGTKTGTNGMAVASLVLSLFWIYGIGSVLAIVFARKAKRQIAQTGQSGSGLATAGRIIGWIGIVGLILLIIVGIAAQGSGSGS; encoded by the coding sequence ATGACCTATCGCGCCCTGCTGATAGGCAACAGCACGTTCGAGGCGGACGCCGGCCTCAACCCGCTGAACGCACCCACCAAGGACGTCGCAAGATTGCATCGCGCCCTCGTCGACTCCGAGACGGGCCTGTTCAGCGACGAGAACGTCCGCCTGGTCACCGAGCGAAAGCACGACGAGATCCTCGACGAACTCGACGAGTTCTTCGCCTCCGGTGGGCGCGAGGACCTGATGCTCCTCTACTACAGCGGGCACGGACTCCTGGACGACCACAGCCATCTCTACCTCTGCGGGCGGGACACCCGCTCCGATCGGCTACCGCGTACCGGCATCAGCGACGAGACGATCAACGACTTCATCCGCGGCGCGTCGTCGATGCGCACCATCCTCGTGCTGGATTGCTGTAGCAGCGGCATGTTCAAAGGTGGGGCCATCGACACCCAGCTCGGCGGACCGGGCCGCTACGTGGTGTCGAGTGCCCGCGGTAAGACGCTCGCCAACGATTCCCAATCACCGACCGGCACCAGCCTCTTCACCGAACACCTCGTGGAGGGTCTGCTCGGTGGGGCGGTCGACTCGAACGGTGACGGGCTGATCGATCTTCACGAGATCTACGACTACGTCAAGAAGCGACTGGCTGAGACCAGTAAGCAGATCCCGCACAGCCGATTCGACGGTGACGGTGACATATCGCTGGCCCGGATCAAGCAGCCGTCCCCGCCGATCGCGATCGCCGCCGAACCGACCAGGTCACGGCACACGCCAGAGGCGCCATTCGGCCTGTCGGAGAGCGTGATCACCCTTCGCGACGTCGACCACGACGAGAAGCTTCGTCCGGAGATTGTGGAGATCCTCCGGTTCAGCGACGATGACATCTCGATCACGGCTGAGACCTTCGACGACTGGCTGAACGTCGCGCTCATCGGCGACAAGTTGGTCGTGACGCTCTCCCCCGTGCCGGGCAATAACCGGGGAAAGGTCCTGGTTCGCGATCGACTCACGGGCAGCGTGCAGATCCTGCGGGTGGAGGCCTTCGTGCGACCGGCTCCACCGAAGGCGGTCCCACCGGCAGCTGAACCGCCGCCGGACGCCGCCGCAACGGCCGCCCGCGGCGAGGCGCGCCGACCGGAGCCGACCACGGAACCGCCGCCACCCCCGCCACCTCCCCCATCGGAGGCCTACCGGGCACCACCACCGCAGCCCCCGAATGCGCCGGCCTGGAACCAGAGTCCACCTCCGTACACCAACCAGCCGTACAGCAGCCAGCCGCCGTACGGTAACCAACCGCCCTACAACCCGACCTACAGTGCGCCGCCGCCGTATCACCCACAGCCCGCGCAGCCCCCGCAGCGCCCGCAGCCCCCGCCGGTCTACCGGGCACCGCTCACTTCCGGCACGAAGACCGGAACCAATGGAATGGCTGTCGCTTCGTTAGTGCTGAGCTTGTTCTGGATCTACGGCATCGGCAGCGTCCTGGCCATCGTCTTCGCCCGCAAGGCAAAGCGGCAGATCGCGCAGACCGGCCAGAGCGGTAGTGGCCTGGCCACCGCCGGCCGGATCATCGGATGGATCGGTATCGTCGGCCTTATCCTGCTGATCATCGTCGGCATCGCCGCGCAGGGCTCCGGGAGCGGATCCTGA
- a CDS encoding DUF1254 domain-containing protein, producing the protein MTDTDELAAEAYLYYYPLVENLRQVVRYVTTGVGSNPPRDFNTFSHARKLAGPQDTFVTINNDTLYSIAQLDLSGGPVLVEVPDTGDRYYVLQFVDAWSNNIAYIGTRSTGSGTGRFVVVPPRGADGLPDGYTAVTASTNIVSIVGRFACAGPDDVKAANAAQDALVLRPLVEAASYIGIPSVGDGLSHELRFWEQARVWSQTFPAPAGDDEFTDKYRPLGIVEGESPYLEPGEFTDAMSAGYRSGIEKLEYLTHHGSSPVNNGWTVGMHMFDYSVYNLGLGTRDEVEWKIGDPARRIVERAVADRLGLWGNHGYEAVYAQAFTDISGAPLVGEKTYAATFDEPPPVGAFWSITLYNIPQYYLVENAIDRYSIGDRTPGIRYDADGSLTITFSHTEPTDPTSRANWLPTPSGPFRLVLRLYIPGDPVLDGTYQLPAITEGVGHR; encoded by the coding sequence ATGACCGATACCGATGAGCTGGCTGCCGAGGCCTACCTGTACTACTACCCGCTGGTGGAGAACCTTCGTCAAGTCGTGCGGTATGTGACCACGGGAGTTGGGTCGAACCCACCACGGGACTTCAACACGTTCTCCCACGCCCGTAAATTGGCCGGGCCGCAAGACACATTTGTCACGATCAACAACGACACGCTGTATTCGATCGCCCAGCTGGATCTCTCGGGCGGTCCCGTGCTCGTCGAGGTTCCCGACACCGGTGACCGGTACTACGTGCTGCAGTTCGTCGACGCGTGGTCGAACAACATTGCCTACATCGGGACCAGGTCGACCGGGTCAGGCACTGGTCGGTTCGTGGTCGTCCCCCCGCGTGGTGCCGACGGCTTGCCCGACGGGTACACCGCGGTCACCGCCTCGACGAACATCGTGTCCATCGTGGGGCGGTTCGCCTGCGCTGGTCCCGACGACGTCAAAGCGGCCAACGCCGCACAGGACGCATTGGTGCTGCGCCCCTTGGTAGAGGCCGCGTCGTACATCGGCATTCCATCGGTCGGGGATGGGTTGTCTCATGAGCTGCGGTTCTGGGAGCAGGCCAGGGTCTGGTCCCAGACATTCCCCGCACCGGCTGGCGACGACGAGTTCACCGACAAATACCGCCCTCTCGGGATCGTGGAAGGGGAGTCGCCCTATCTCGAACCCGGCGAGTTCACCGACGCGATGAGTGCCGGCTATCGCAGCGGAATCGAGAAGCTGGAGTACCTCACCCATCACGGCAGTTCGCCGGTGAACAACGGCTGGACCGTCGGCATGCATATGTTCGACTACAGCGTCTACAACCTCGGGCTCGGCACCCGCGACGAGGTGGAATGGAAGATCGGCGACCCGGCGCGTCGCATCGTCGAGCGTGCCGTGGCCGATCGCCTCGGTCTGTGGGGCAATCACGGTTACGAAGCCGTGTACGCCCAAGCCTTCACCGACATCAGCGGCGCGCCGCTCGTCGGTGAGAAGACCTACGCCGCGACGTTTGACGAACCGCCACCAGTGGGCGCGTTCTGGTCGATCACCCTGTACAACATCCCTCAGTACTACCTGGTTGAAAACGCCATCGACCGCTACTCCATCGGCGACCGCACACCCGGGATCCGGTACGACGCTGACGGCAGCCTCACCATCACGTTCAGCCATACCGAACCCACCGACCCAACCAGCCGCGCCAACTGGCTGCCGACCCCCAGCGGCCCCTTCCGTCTCGTCCTGCGGCTCTACATCCCCGGAGACCCCGTCCTCGACGGCACCTATCAGCTCCCAGCTATCACGGAAGGTGTCGGGCATCGGTGA
- a CDS encoding putative quinol monooxygenase gives MEGFGLIVRHIVKAGHEPEFDRLAATAAARIRELEPGTLVYLSHAVAGEPRIRVFYELYRDEQAFAEHERQPHVRDFLTAREQHLDGIEVEFLNVVEGKPPA, from the coding sequence ATGGAGGGCTTCGGCTTAATTGTTCGGCACATCGTGAAGGCTGGTCACGAACCGGAGTTCGATCGCCTAGCGGCGACGGCAGCAGCTCGCATCCGTGAGCTGGAGCCGGGGACGCTGGTCTATCTGTCGCATGCGGTCGCCGGTGAACCGAGGATTCGGGTCTTCTACGAGCTATATCGCGACGAGCAGGCCTTCGCCGAGCATGAGCGCCAGCCGCACGTACGGGACTTCCTCACCGCCCGCGAGCAGCATCTCGATGGCATCGAGGTGGAGTTCCTGAACGTCGTCGAAGGGAAACCTCCGGCGTGA